The nucleotide sequence CTTTTGCTTCTTCGACAGCACCGCTTCTGATTCCAACCTGAACTATAGGCGCGATTTCACGAGCGCGAGCCATTACGCATGCGTGATTGTATTTTGTGCCGTGATACTCTTCGCGAAGGTCTGCGTGCGCATCGAACTGAATCACTGAAACATCTTTGAATGATTCGACGTGCGCCTGAATTGATGCTGCGCTGATTGAATGTTCGCCGCCGAGTGTTACGACATATTTTTTGTTTTGAATGTGCGTGAGCGTTCTTGCTTTCAGCTCGGCAACCATTTTGTCAGCGGATTTTTTTTCTTTGATTGGTTTGTCTGTGAAGATTCCCTGCTTGTAAACTTCCGAATCGGTTTCGATGTCGTAGGTTTCCATATTCGCCGATGCTTCGAGAATCGCGCCCGGCCCTTTGTCTGCGCCTTTAATCCACGTGCTTGTCGCGTCGAACGGTGCCGGCAGAACGACTATTTTCGCGTCTTTATAATTTGAGTATTCTTTTGGCAGGTCGCCGAAATTATATTTCTTCATTTATTTCTCCGAAATATTGTTGCCACTAAGACACAAAGGCACCAAGTCATTTAAAATTTAAGATTGAAGAATGAAGATTTAAGGAACGCCTTCGGCGAGATATTTACAACAATCTTCAATCTACAATATTCAATCTTCAATTTATTCGTGTCTTGGTGTCTTTGTGGCTATTTGTTGATTACTCAAATATGAACATAGCGATTGCTACTGTTGTTGTCCAAAGGCCTTTTTGTCCTCTGGCTGCCTGTGTGCAGTTCGATGTTCTGATGAACAGTCCGCTGGATTTGTATGCCTGTTCTTTTTCGCTCCAGGCTTTGTTTGGGTCAACTTCCATACCCAAAGTCGTACCGAGCATTTCGGCCGCCAAGTCTTCAGCCATATCGCCGGCCTGTTGTTCGTTCATACCGTGGCCGTGAACTTCGCTCAAGTAACCCCAGTTATTCTTATCTTTTGGAGCGGCTATACCAATTGAGGTTGCGACTAATCTGCCGTGTTCGTTTGTATCGCATCTTGCCATAACGCAAAACGCGATTGAACCAGGCACAAGTTCTTTCAGGCCTGAATCCTTACTGATAATTTTGCATTTTGGCGGCAGAATTGACGAAACCTGAACAAGGTTCTGGTTCGCAACGCCCGCATCTCGCAGCGCTTCCTCGAAGGATTTAAGTTGATATCTGTGTCGTCCGACACCTTTGGTTAAGAAAATTCGTTTCGCTACAAGAGCATTTACAATACTTGGCATCTCTTTCCGTTCCTTTCAAATAAAACTGACACGCCAAAAGAATTCAACTATTTCGCTTATATTATAAGGAAATGTAAAATATCAAAATAAAAAATCCTGATAAAGTACAAAAATGTTTTAATGAGCCTTTATCGACGCCTCTGGGCGTTCAGCATTACATTAACTGTAAACTCTGCGGCACATCTGCCAAAATGGCACTTGTATCTTAATTCGGCAAAATTTACAAGTCTTTATTTTGTAATATGTTACAAATTTTCCCAATGCTGGCACATAGTTTGCACTTTATAGAGATGTAACATTAAATAGTCTAAAGGTAGTCTAAGGAGACACAAACTATGGCAAAGATAATAGGTATAGATTTAGGAACAACCAACTCGGTCGTATCCGTGATGGAAGGCACTTCACCGAAAGTGTTGATTAACTCCTCCGGCAGCAGGCTTACTCCGTCAGTTGTAGGTTTTACTGACAAGGGTGAACGCCTTGTTGGCCAGATAGCCAAGCATCAGCAGGTAACGAACCCTGAAAATACCGTTTTTTCTATAAAAAGGTTTATGGGCCGCCGTCATAATGAGGTTGCCGCTGAAGAAAAGACTGTTCCGTACAAAGTTGTCGGCGGGGCTGCCGAGCTGGTAAAAGTCAACGTCAGAGGTAAAGAATATACACCTCCTGAAGTTTCAGCGATGATTCTGCAGGATTTGAAGAAAACCGCTGAAGATTACCTCGGCGAAAAGGTTGACAGAGCGGTCATTACCGTTCCGGCCTATTTCAACGATGCCCAGCGTCAGGCTACCAAAGACGCCGGCACGATTGCAGGTTTGAAGGTCGAAAGAATTATTAATGAGCCGACAGCCGCTGCTTTGGCTTATGGCGTTGAGAAAAAGAAAAACGAAAAAGTCGCTGTGTTCGATTTCGGCGGCGGTACGTTCGATATTTCAATTCTTGACATTGGCGACAACGTCTTTGAAGTATTGAGTACCAACGGCGACACGCACCTTGGCGGCGACGACCTTGACGAAGTGTTGATTAATTATCTTGCCGATGAATTCAAGAAAACTGAAGGCATTGACCTTCGCAAAGACCCGATGGCTCATCAGCGTCTGAAAGAAGCTGCTGAAAAAGCGAAATGTGAACTTTCGAACCAGGTCGAATCGACTGTAAATCTGCCGTTCATCACAGCCGATGCTTCCGGCCCGAAACATTTACAGGTTACTATTACACGCAGCAAGTTCGAAGCGCTCGCCGAGCCGGTTTTCGAGAGATTGAAAAACCCGTGCATAAAAGCGATGAGCGATGCGAAGATGAATCCGTCTGACATTGCGGAAGTTCTGCTCGTCGGCGGTTCAACAAGAATTCCGAAAGTTGTAAATATAGTTCGCGATTTATTCAAGAAAGAGCCGAACAAGAGTCTGAATCCTGATGAAGTTGTTGCGATTGGCGCAGCGGTACAGGGCGCAGTACTTGCCGGCGACGCGGGCGTAAAAGATATTCTGCTTCTGGATGTTACTCCGCTTTCGTTAGGCGTTGAAACACTCGGCGGCGTTATGACAAAATTGATTGAACGCAACACGACTATTCCGACAAGCAAGAAAGAAGTTTTCTCTACCGCTGCCGATAGTCAGACAACGGTTGATATTCACGTACTGCAGGGCGAACGAGAATTCGCACGCGATAACAGAACGCTCGGAAGATTCCAGCTTTCTGATATACCGCCTGCTCCTCGTGGAATGCCGCAGGTTGAAGTTGCTTTCGATATTGATGCAAACGGTATTTTGAATGTTTCAGCGAAAGATCTCGGCACTGGTAAACAGCAGTCGATACAAATTAAATCAAGCTCCGGCTTGAGCGACGAAGAAGTTAAAAAGATGCAGCAGGACGCTGAAGCTCACGCTGCCGAAGACAAGAAACGCAGAGAAGTTGTTGACCTGAAAAATCAGGCCGACCAGTTGGTTTACTCAACTGAAAAAACTTTGAAAGAGCACGGCGAAAAGGTCTCTGGCGATGTCCGCGGCAAAATTGAGTCTGCCGTTAATAATTTGAAGGAAGTTGTTAAGGGCGAAGACGGCGATGCGATAAAGAAGGCTATGGAAAATTTAAACACCACAGCGCAGGAACTTGGCAAGATTCTTTATGAAGAAGCCGCAAAGAAGCAGCAGGCCGCAGGCGGCGCACAACAGCAGCCGGCACCGGAAGGTCCTAAACCAACCGATGGCCAGCAGGAAAATGTCCACCGCAAAGGCGGCGACGATGTCATCGACGCTGAATTTGAAGCAAAGGATCAGAAATAACAATGTTGTTTAGCCGTCGCCGGCACGGCGATGAATTAATATTTAGCCCCCAGATTTACTACAGTCCTCGCAGGGGATTCTGGGGGTTTTTTATTTTAAATAATTTTCCGCAAGCAACACAAAATCCTGAAAATTGACTTTGCTATCTTTGTTCACGTCCGCACGTTCGTAATAATCATTTTCTCTGCTGCCATTTTCTTCAAGCCAGTAGTAGCTGAACTCTGCGGCATCTTCCAAATCAACTTTGCCGTCAATAACCAAATCGCCCGCGAGCGGGTCAGACCCGAAAGCAATACTAAAAGGTTCTGATGCTTCGTATTTGCCGAGTTCGTCATAGATAATAAAAGTAATCCACTGCAATTCAGTTCCGCCCGTTGATGCCGGTGCGCGATATTGAAAATGAATATGCGTATCCGAAAGCACACTGTGATTAAATGAATCGCCGGCTTCGTCGAGTGTGATGCCGATTGTATCGGTATCAACTGCTTTGAATCCTGGTGTTATCGAAACGCATTCGACAATGATTCGATAATCGACATTTGCTGTTCCGGATAGTTGCCTGTTCGGGTCAGTTGCACCGATAACATCAAACCCCGGCTCGCCAATCTGATACCGGTCGTAACGTGAGTTATAATACAGCGGATAATGCCAGTACAGCCATGTTGCTTCTCCATTGTTGTCCGGATCGCTGTGCCGATATTTTTGCGTGCAGTTGACAAACAATTTATTATCGTCGCTTGTGCCGTTGATACCATCTGGATTGCAGCCGATTAAAAAATGGTCGAGCGAACAATCAGCTGCGCATATACTGCACATCAAAGTTAAAATTATAATAATCATTTTCATTTTAATCTTCCTTTATTCATCTTTCGGCCAGACAGGTGCGCATTCCGGAAACCAGAAACAATTCCCCGGCCAGCTATATGTATCTTCAAGTTTTAATATCTCCGCGTGTCCATCAGCGAAAAGATAATTTGATTTCTTGCTGTGTCTGTCGTAAGCGATTTTGCCTTTTGCCTCTCGAATATCAGCCCACTGTTCCGGATGAATGTGGTCGTAGGATGTCCAGCTCGACGGACTTTCAGCGACGTAAATGCAATACTGCGGCTTTGGAATCATTCGTGTTCTGTTGTATTGACCTTTGTATCTGCTGCATTTTGAATCGAGCAGGCCGTTAAGTGCAAAGCTCGACCATCTTTTATTTCCCTGCGCGCCGAGCGGCTTGCTCCAGTCGATGAATTCTTTTGCTGTGTCGGAAGGGCACTTGAAAAGCAGATTTTGTTTGAGATATTTCGATAAAATTTTCAGCCAGTATTGATTTGGGTCTGTTATATGACACGAACTATCCGGCAAACGTGTGTCGCTGTCCTGAAAATAACATTGCAGCGCAACACCCATCTGCCGCATATTACTCGAGCAGATAATTTTTTGCGCCTGTTGACGGGCTTTCTTTAATGCCGGTATTAGAACTGCCAGCAGGATAGCGATTATCGATATCACCACCAGCAGTTCTACCAGTGTAAATGCTTTGAAATGCTTTCGCGTCATTATTTCTTTCGACGTTTCAAAACGGAAACCAAACCTGCGCCGAGCAATGTAAGCGTTGCCGGTTCAGGAATAGTTGTGAATGTCAGCGTATACTCTGCAGAATCAGCGAAATCAGTTGTTCCGTTGTCGAACAATTTAAATGTTGCGGTAAACGTCTCGCCCGCGCCGGATGCCAGAGCAAGAAACTCTGTATGATTATGAAAATACCAGCCTTCTTCATCGTCCCATGCCGGAGCATCGAAATTGTAAGTTGAACCATTTGAAGTCAGAATCTCAAGTGTTGTGGATTCGTCTTCCATCCAGAAATTTATCGGGTCAGAATAACTGACTCGCTGAAGAGAAATCAGCCAACCCGGCGTTGTTGCTTTATCATTGTTATCAAGTCGATAATCTTCTTCCGCTGAATGCCAGCAGTCGAGTTCAGCGACATAAATTTGTTTATCGCCGATATAGTCGCCTGTCGGTATCAGTTCGATAACTGAAGGTACTTCATAAATTAAAAGCTGGTTATTATCAGCGCCGACAAAAATATGTTCATGGCAGTATGCCGCAGATGAAACAAACAGAATGGTTGCCAACGAAACTATGATTGCGCAAAAACTTCTTCTTAACATAAAATATCTCCATATAAATTTGGTTTTAATAAAATTTGGAACATAGCGGAAACCCTATAAGGGAAATCCACGTTGTTTAGCCGTTGTCGGTACGACAACGCGTCATCCCGCCTTTGGGCGGGATATTAAGTTATTGAATTGGATATTCTATGCTAAGCTCGGAGGTGCCCGAAGATATGGAATGCGAAAATCTGAATTTTGTATAAAAATTTCTGATTTGCAAAGATTTGTATGAACAATCGGCGGCAGTTCGAAGCTGACGGTGTCATTTAAGATGACCGCCTGTGGTTTATTTACTGCTGCCTGCTGACAGATAGGACAGTGATGTTCATCGTGTCCGCCTTCATCGTGTGAGTGTTCAGCAAGATGGATATACAGAAAAACATTGGCGGCGTTAAGCAAAAAGACCGCTAATGCGATAAAAACAACGATTTTTCGTGATAATTTCATCATATTATTGTTGCAACAATGTTGCATTATAACAAAAGCGGTTTTCATTACAAGAAAAAACTTTGCTGAAGCGAAGCGAAAGCCCCTGAATCTTCAGATTTTTTCCATCCTTGTAAGGGACAAAACAGAAGGGGTAATTTATGTGGTTTAAAAAAACAGTGTCATCAGTGTAATCAGCGTTTAAATAAATAGTGTTAATTCGTGGTTATTCGTGGTTAAAAAAATAAAACAAAAACCTCTGTGTTCTCTGTGAGCTCTGTGGCCAAGTTACTTGCCTATGCAAAAACGTGAAAAAATATTATCGAGAATCGCCTCGTCGATATGTTCAGTTTCTAACTTTGATAAATTCTGTAAAGCCGCCCGCAAAACAGCCGCCGCGATTTCTTCGTTGCCGTTTTGAATTTCTGTGATTGCGTTTTCAATATTTTTTACCGCATCGCTGACTGCTGCTTTATGTCTTTGCGTAAGAGCTGTTTTATCGTGCGATTCTGATGACGCCGCGGTTTGACTGATGATATTTTGCTCAATGGCATTCTTTAATTCATCAAGACCGGTTTTGTTTTTTACACTTGTCTGCAAAAATTTTTGTTTAAATATTGTTTCGAGTTTATTTTGGTTGCTTGGTAAATCGCATTTTGTCGCAAGGAATATTGTAGGGGCAGACCTATGTGCCTGCCCAGTGGGCGAACACGTAGGTTCGCCCCTACATACTATGTTTTTTATAATTTCCAAATCTTCCGCATACTCTTCTTTTGATGAATCAACACAGAAAATCAAAACATCGGAATTTTGTACAGCTCTTTTTGCCGCCTCATTTGCGAGATTTTGAAGCGTATCGTCTGATTTTGTAATAACGCCCGCGCAATCGACAAGCACGCAATCACACTTGTCAAGTTCAAGCCAGTGTTCGAGAACATCTCGTGTTGTTCCGCTCTGGTCGGAAACAATACTCCTGTTTTCGCCCAGCAGCGCATTTACAAGACTGCTCTTGCCCGCGTTTGCCGCGCCTGCGATTACGACAGTTGGTGCTTGTGAAATTTGTTCGAAAGTTATTGAGCCGCCGAGTAGTTCATTAAGGTCGGTTAGGATTTTTTCTGCGGATTCTTTTGCTTTATCTTTGCTGATGATTTCGATATCGTCTGCACTGAAATCCAAACCTGCTTCGATAAGGCTTAACAGTTCGAGAATATCTTTTCGTATTTGCGAAACTTTTTTTTCTATTGAGCCGCCGAAAAGTTTTTGTGCCGCTGCGAGCTGATATTGATTTGAGCTTTCGATGATTTCAGCGATTGCCTCGGCTCGTGACAAATCTATTTTGCCGTTGACGTAGGCTCTGTAAGTGAACTCGCCCGCAAGTGCCGCCCGACATCCGGAAGCGAGAAATTTCGCGAAGAGTTTTTCGATTATTTCATCGCATCCGCAGATGTGAATTTCTGCGGTGTCTTCGCCAGTATATGAATGCGGAGAGACGAAAGAATAAATCAGGCATTCAACTCCCAACCCGTCGAAATCTATATGAACCGGCGTAATGGTTTTTTGTTTTCTTAAATCACAGCCGGCCAATGACTTTAATAAATCAAAAGTTTTATCACCGCTGACGCGTATGATTTTCTTTATGGAAGGAGTCGCTCCGCTCGATACCGCGATAATTGTGTCATTTATGTCATACATAAGTAAAATTATACACAATTTTTAGAAAAATAAAAGTTGTTTAGCCCACAAATACGGTTTCTGCCGGATATTCATAGAGAACAGGTCTTTGTCTGCCAATCAGGAAAAAGCCTGCTGCCAAAGGTCCAATTCGTCCGATGAACATTGTTATCGTTAGTATGACTTTCCCAACAGGACTTAGGCCTGAAGTTATGCCCATAGACAAACCGGTGTTGCCCAGAGCGGAAACAATTTCAAAAAGAGTATGCAGATAAGATGTTTTTTCAGTTGCGGATAATATAATCACATCAGCGGTAATGATAAGAATAAACCAGCTAAAAACGCTGAAGGCTCTGTAAATAAGTTCAGGCACAATTCTGCGTTCGAAAATACTAATATCTGTTTTTGTATTTCGCAGATGCGACCAGAGAAATACAATAATCAGACCAAGCGTAGAAGTTTTTATTCCTCCGCCCGTACTGCCCGGCGACGCGCCGACAAACATAAGAAACATAATATACGTCAGACTCCTCGGATTCATTGCGCTGACATCAACAGAGTTAAATCCGTCAGTAGTGGATGCGGATATCGACTGAAAACTCGATAGCATAAGTTTTTCTTTGAAACTCATATCGCTCGGCCACTCCTCGGCGAAAAGAATTATAATTGTTCCCAGCAGCATTATTAAAGTTGAAACGATGATGATTAACTTTGAATGAATCGACAATCTTCGCGGCCGTTGATGTTTGACCATTTTTGAAATGTAGCTGCAAAAATCATAAAGCACGATAAAGCCAATGCCGCCGATGATGGACAAAATATCAATGGTGATATTCATAGTGATGCTTGATTTGTATTTCATCAGGCTGTCAGAAAAGAGACCGAATCCTGCCGTGCAGAAAGCGCTTATGGAATGAAAAATTCCAAGATAAATTGCGTGACTTGTTGGAAAATCTTTTTTCCAGAGCATCGCAAGAGCTATCGCTCCTGCCAACTCGAAAAAAAACGTAAATGCCAGAACAGATATAAAAAATCTTCCAAGTGTTCTGAAATCAGGCCCGGATATGGATTCCTGCGCAACAGCCTTTGCGATTATTGGCAGCCGCATTTTAAGCATGTATGCCAGCGATATGATGAATGTCATATAACCGATGCCGCCGATTTGAAATATGCACAGCAGCACGATTTGGCCGAACTTGCTGTAATAGGAGCCGATATCGACAGTTGTTAATCCTGAAGTGCTTATTCCAGACGCCGAAATAAATAATGCATCGAGAAAAGGCTGATGTTCTCCGGATGTGCTCGCAATCGGCAGCGACAGTAATATCGCGCCGATGATTGTAATCAGAGCGTACCCGGAAACGAGAATCTGAAACACGGTCAAATTCTTAAACCAGTTTTTTACAGTATTCATTTTTCCTTTCACCTTTGGGCAAAAGGTGCGCAACAAAAAACTGCCGGGTTGGCAGTTCGTTTGTAACGTTCGTGAAAGAACCTTTCAGTGAATCCGCGGATGAGCGCTTTAAAAATCACTGCTATTTCAATCGCGAAAATTACCACCCTAAAGGGTGCGCCATTGCCCTTTCAAATGCCTGCGAAGTTAGCTGACGGGCTCGGGTTTGAAAGTACCCTATCCTTTCGGAATACGCCCCAAAAAACTTGGGTCCTCCGCATTTGTGTAATTAGCACAAATCTCGGCTACAATAATATTTAATTATCTATATAATTATCTCTTGTGTTTTCGTTGTGTCAATAAAAAAACACAATTCTGATTGGCCATAATTCTACAATTTTGTATACAATTAATTCTTCATCCCGATTTATCGGGATTCAGCAATTTTGATTTTTTATATTTGATATTTAATTTTTGTT is from Planctomycetaceae bacterium and encodes:
- a CDS encoding arginine decarboxylase, pyruvoyl-dependent, giving the protein MPSIVNALVAKRIFLTKGVGRHRYQLKSFEEALRDAGVANQNLVQVSSILPPKCKIISKDSGLKELVPGSIAFCVMARCDTNEHGRLVATSIGIAAPKDKNNWGYLSEVHGHGMNEQQAGDMAEDLAAEMLGTTLGMEVDPNKAWSEKEQAYKSSGLFIRTSNCTQAARGQKGLWTTTVAIAMFIFE
- a CDS encoding PEP-CTERM sorting domain-containing protein; its protein translation is MLRRSFCAIIVSLATILFVSSAAYCHEHIFVGADNNQLLIYEVPSVIELIPTGDYIGDKQIYVAELDCWHSAEEDYRLDNNDKATTPGWLISLQRVSYSDPINFWMEDESTTLEILTSNGSTYNFDAPAWDDEEGWYFHNHTEFLALASGAGETFTATFKLFDNGTTDFADSAEYTLTFTTIPEPATLTLLGAGLVSVLKRRKK
- the mnmE gene encoding tRNA uridine-5-carboxymethylaminomethyl(34) synthesis GTPase MnmE — encoded protein: MYDINDTIIAVSSGATPSIKKIIRVSGDKTFDLLKSLAGCDLRKQKTITPVHIDFDGLGVECLIYSFVSPHSYTGEDTAEIHICGCDEIIEKLFAKFLASGCRAALAGEFTYRAYVNGKIDLSRAEAIAEIIESSNQYQLAAAQKLFGGSIEKKVSQIRKDILELLSLIEAGLDFSADDIEIISKDKAKESAEKILTDLNELLGGSITFEQISQAPTVVIAGAANAGKSSLVNALLGENRSIVSDQSGTTRDVLEHWLELDKCDCVLVDCAGVITKSDDTLQNLANEAAKRAVQNSDVLIFCVDSSKEEYAEDLEIIKNIVCRGEPTCSPTGQAHRSAPTIFLATKCDLPSNQNKLETIFKQKFLQTSVKNKTGLDELKNAIEQNIISQTAASSESHDKTALTQRHKAAVSDAVKNIENAITEIQNGNEEIAAAVLRAALQNLSKLETEHIDEAILDNIFSRFCIGK
- a CDS encoding dockerin type I domain-containing protein, with the translated sequence MKMIIIILTLMCSICAADCSLDHFLIGCNPDGINGTSDDNKLFVNCTQKYRHSDPDNNGEATWLYWHYPLYYNSRYDRYQIGEPGFDVIGATDPNRQLSGTANVDYRIIVECVSITPGFKAVDTDTIGITLDEAGDSFNHSVLSDTHIHFQYRAPASTGGTELQWITFIIYDELGKYEASEPFSIAFGSDPLAGDLVIDGKVDLEDAAEFSYYWLEENGSRENDYYERADVNKDSKVNFQDFVLLAENYLK
- a CDS encoding prepilin-type N-terminal cleavage/methylation domain-containing protein → MTRKHFKAFTLVELLVVISIIAILLAVLIPALKKARQQAQKIICSSNMRQMGVALQCYFQDSDTRLPDSSCHITDPNQYWLKILSKYLKQNLLFKCPSDTAKEFIDWSKPLGAQGNKRWSSFALNGLLDSKCSRYKGQYNRTRMIPKPQYCIYVAESPSSWTSYDHIHPEQWADIREAKGKIAYDRHSKKSNYLFADGHAEILKLEDTYSWPGNCFWFPECAPVWPKDE
- the speB gene encoding agmatinase, with the protein product MKKYNFGDLPKEYSNYKDAKIVVLPAPFDATSTWIKGADKGPGAILEASANMETYDIETDSEVYKQGIFTDKPIKEKKSADKMVAELKARTLTHIQNKKYVVTLGGEHSISAASIQAHVESFKDVSVIQFDAHADLREEYHGTKYNHACVMARAREIAPIVQVGIRSGAVEEAKAMKQKNVFLAQDIYDNDKWFNKCLNMLTKNVYLTIDLDAFDPSILPSTGTPEPGGLGWYQVMKFLRLLMTKKNVVGFDIVELCPNPTNKGSDFLTAKLIYKLLSYKFEL
- the dnaK gene encoding molecular chaperone DnaK — encoded protein: MAKIIGIDLGTTNSVVSVMEGTSPKVLINSSGSRLTPSVVGFTDKGERLVGQIAKHQQVTNPENTVFSIKRFMGRRHNEVAAEEKTVPYKVVGGAAELVKVNVRGKEYTPPEVSAMILQDLKKTAEDYLGEKVDRAVITVPAYFNDAQRQATKDAGTIAGLKVERIINEPTAAALAYGVEKKKNEKVAVFDFGGGTFDISILDIGDNVFEVLSTNGDTHLGGDDLDEVLINYLADEFKKTEGIDLRKDPMAHQRLKEAAEKAKCELSNQVESTVNLPFITADASGPKHLQVTITRSKFEALAEPVFERLKNPCIKAMSDAKMNPSDIAEVLLVGGSTRIPKVVNIVRDLFKKEPNKSLNPDEVVAIGAAVQGAVLAGDAGVKDILLLDVTPLSLGVETLGGVMTKLIERNTTIPTSKKEVFSTAADSQTTVDIHVLQGEREFARDNRTLGRFQLSDIPPAPRGMPQVEVAFDIDANGILNVSAKDLGTGKQQSIQIKSSSGLSDEEVKKMQQDAEAHAAEDKKRREVVDLKNQADQLVYSTEKTLKEHGEKVSGDVRGKIESAVNNLKEVVKGEDGDAIKKAMENLNTTAQELGKILYEEAAKKQQAAGGAQQQPAPEGPKPTDGQQENVHRKGGDDVIDAEFEAKDQK